A genomic stretch from Corynebacterium kutscheri includes:
- a CDS encoding universal stress protein, giving the protein MISYSAIVTGTDGSDTSLYAVRSAASLAATYDAVLTIVCAHHIDAGTLTSPTHVEMNSIPVYSKERALEILAEAQAYAEAEGAMTVNIRAVPGAPVPALLSVVDELDADLVVVGNRGLDSLLGRITGNIPGAITRKAKVDVMLVNTDHEQ; this is encoded by the coding sequence GTGATCTCTTATTCTGCGATTGTAACCGGTACTGATGGCTCCGATACTTCCCTTTATGCAGTACGTAGTGCAGCAAGTCTCGCTGCCACTTATGATGCGGTGTTAACGATTGTATGTGCACACCATATAGACGCAGGAACATTAACAAGTCCCACTCATGTAGAAATGAACTCAATTCCGGTTTACTCCAAAGAGCGTGCTTTAGAAATCCTTGCTGAGGCACAAGCTTATGCTGAAGCTGAAGGCGCGATGACGGTTAATATACGTGCGGTTCCAGGAGCACCAGTACCGGCGTTACTCTCTGTTGTTGATGAACTTGACGCTGATCTTGTAGTAGTAGGAAACAGAGGTCTGGATAGTTTACTAGGACGAATTACAGGTAATATTCCAGGAGCGATAACTCGTAAAGCTAAAGTCGATGTGATGCTAGTTAATACTGACCATGAGCAGTGA
- a CDS encoding universal stress protein → MSSYTTIVVGTDGSASSFLAVERAAHMAAVFDALLVLGCAYYESNDEINAHIRRDSITVIGMDEAAENLTKAIEYATACGAKKVETAIRRGTPVEALMAIVNEYDADLLVVGNRGINSLTGRLLGSVPADVARQSDCDVMIVHTVTTDKSSDER, encoded by the coding sequence ATGAGCAGCTACACCACAATTGTGGTTGGTACTGATGGATCAGCATCTTCATTTTTAGCAGTAGAACGAGCCGCACATATGGCGGCAGTTTTCGATGCGCTTTTAGTACTTGGATGTGCATATTATGAATCAAACGATGAGATAAATGCACATATACGTCGAGATTCCATCACCGTGATAGGAATGGATGAAGCAGCAGAAAACCTTACCAAAGCTATAGAATATGCAACTGCCTGCGGTGCGAAAAAAGTTGAGACTGCAATTCGACGCGGCACCCCAGTAGAAGCTCTTATGGCGATTGTCAACGAGTATGATGCTGATCTTTTAGTCGTAGGAAATCGTGGCATTAACTCGTTGACCGGCCGGTTATTAGGTTCGGTACCAGCAGACGTAGCCCGTCAGTCAGATTGTGACGTGATGATTGTTCATACCGTAACAACTGATAAAAGCAGTGATGAGCGGTAA
- a CDS encoding HelD family protein codes for MSRVSNSASYDEELQAEQIYVDGLFHRLDQEVTTAQQHLNQVMLEVDPANPDAEALVRRETEYHSLNAKIDRLNLAQLGLVFGRVDVETANPELIDNPVAGNPKLDRRYIGRMGLDDRNDDYRTLLLDWRAPMARPFYLATTAQPEGVHTRRHIRTQGTTVTAINDEILHADATTNTTSLGIGDESALLQALNAARTGHMNSIVETIQREQDEIIRDNTRGVMVVEGGPGTGKTAVALHRIAYLLYTWRKQLTNTGVLIVGPNNTFLNYISRVLPELGETGVVLSTIGELFPGIQPTHTDSLLTQEIKGSIEMVTILKRLVNHYQSLPTQSETILIDGLELTIDASLIKSARTRARRSRRPHNMAQPIFKDQLAELLAQHMVQLIGADPLGGHNLLSAADIAQLHDDLLEDPTVDKLVERFWPLLDPTEVLHNFLHDNQLITTIAYDYNEETQSALFRDSDTGWTSSDTALIDELAVLIGLLDPEEERKQAEQKWREQLASAEDVLDVLSSSGNTDLDDDSVDAEVLSAFDVIDAEHLARRQESRDHRSTAQRARADYTWVYGHIIIDEAQELTPMQWRMIMRRSPSRWMTIVGDISQTSSPAGVDSWAETLSPFVGTRFRTHQLTVNYRTTAQIMEVANSVLARFAPETIPSTTVRTDGSPVHYYPYDTDPEKLAEHLQAKSPERLHMIIGPDSAENATIRGISSVKGLEFDQVILIQPELMVAESPQGWQNLFVALTRATQQLHIIGEMP; via the coding sequence TTGTCCCGAGTGAGCAATTCTGCATCATACGATGAAGAACTCCAAGCTGAACAGATATATGTCGATGGGCTGTTTCATCGTCTCGATCAAGAGGTTACGACCGCCCAACAACACCTCAACCAAGTGATGTTGGAAGTAGATCCAGCAAACCCTGATGCGGAGGCACTCGTTCGTCGTGAAACTGAATACCACAGTCTCAACGCTAAAATCGATCGACTTAATCTTGCCCAATTAGGTCTCGTCTTTGGCCGGGTCGATGTTGAAACTGCCAATCCAGAACTTATTGATAATCCAGTGGCAGGTAATCCAAAACTCGACCGTCGCTATATCGGACGGATGGGGTTAGATGATCGCAATGATGATTACCGCACGCTGCTTCTAGATTGGCGCGCACCTATGGCACGCCCTTTTTACTTAGCGACAACTGCTCAGCCAGAAGGTGTGCACACTCGTCGGCATATCCGTACCCAAGGCACAACAGTCACCGCTATTAATGATGAAATTTTGCACGCGGATGCTACGACTAATACCACTTCGCTAGGCATCGGTGATGAATCGGCGCTATTACAAGCACTTAATGCCGCTCGTACTGGTCATATGAACTCAATCGTTGAAACTATTCAACGAGAACAAGATGAAATTATTCGCGATAACACGCGCGGGGTTATGGTTGTAGAAGGTGGTCCAGGAACTGGTAAAACTGCTGTTGCCTTACATCGGATCGCTTATTTGCTTTATACCTGGCGCAAACAACTTACCAACACCGGTGTATTAATTGTTGGTCCGAATAATACCTTCTTAAATTATATTTCGCGCGTGCTTCCTGAACTAGGCGAAACCGGCGTTGTACTTTCTACTATTGGTGAGCTATTCCCTGGTATTCAACCTACACACACTGACTCTCTTCTTACTCAAGAAATCAAAGGCAGCATAGAAATGGTGACTATTCTTAAGCGACTAGTCAACCATTACCAATCGTTACCAACTCAAAGCGAAACCATACTAATTGATGGCTTGGAACTTACTATTGACGCTTCGTTGATTAAATCTGCTCGCACTAGAGCACGACGTTCGCGTCGCCCACATAATATGGCGCAACCCATTTTTAAAGATCAGCTTGCTGAGCTACTTGCTCAGCACATGGTTCAGCTTATTGGTGCTGATCCTTTAGGTGGGCATAATCTTCTCTCTGCTGCTGATATTGCTCAGCTTCATGATGATCTTCTCGAAGACCCGACCGTCGATAAGCTTGTTGAACGCTTTTGGCCGCTACTTGACCCCACTGAAGTTCTCCACAACTTCCTCCATGACAATCAGTTGATTACTACCATCGCCTACGATTACAACGAAGAAACCCAGTCGGCTCTCTTCCGAGATAGTGATACGGGTTGGACATCATCAGATACAGCGCTTATCGACGAATTAGCTGTACTCATCGGGCTTCTTGACCCAGAGGAAGAACGCAAACAAGCAGAACAAAAATGGCGTGAACAACTCGCCTCGGCCGAAGATGTACTCGATGTTCTTTCTAGTTCCGGTAATACGGACCTCGATGATGATTCCGTTGATGCCGAAGTTCTTTCAGCATTTGACGTAATCGATGCCGAACACTTAGCACGGCGTCAAGAGTCACGTGACCACCGTTCTACTGCACAACGAGCACGTGCCGATTACACCTGGGTATATGGTCACATTATTATTGATGAAGCACAAGAACTTACCCCGATGCAATGGCGTATGATTATGCGACGTTCACCATCTCGTTGGATGACTATTGTGGGTGATATTTCTCAAACCAGTTCCCCGGCAGGTGTAGATTCCTGGGCAGAAACACTATCACCTTTTGTCGGTACCCGGTTTCGTACCCATCAGCTCACAGTCAATTATCGCACAACAGCACAAATTATGGAGGTAGCTAATTCAGTTCTGGCTCGGTTTGCACCAGAGACTATTCCTAGTACTACTGTGCGTACCGACGGCTCACCAGTACACTACTACCCTTATGATACTGATCCGGAAAAATTAGCCGAACATTTGCAAGCAAAATCACCAGAACGGCTTCATATGATTATCGGTCCAGATAGTGCAGAGAATGCGACAATACGCGGGATAAGTTCAGTTAAAGGCTTGGAATTTGACCAGGTAATTCTCATCCAACCTGAGTTAATGGTTGCTGAGTCGCCACAAGGATGGCAAAACCTCTTTGTTGCCTTAACTAGGGCAACACAACAGCTACATATTATCGGAGAGATGCCCTAA
- a CDS encoding DoxX family protein encodes MIRKLGRPMLASVYIADGADTVLNTSDRVEETEVIIRRIRTILPRKYHKNLPSDAELTTRVVGVSKIGAGSLLALGKAPRTSAAVLAVLSAPTILARNAFWETQDREEKITRKQGFLTSVALLGGLAITSVDTAGKPGLKWRANKAAQKANKQLQQALPTKSETEKFADSASASAAAFAHSAKDWFGEASDKVTDYTAQAQDYINENKNEWLAFAENSAAGARSTLADAADQVQGFFNDLDTDKWLDQAQDNAKIARKKVVKVAEKAQAQAKKAAFDAEKKTGRASRRASKKATKLQKRADKLVQRAQKKLGDLC; translated from the coding sequence ATGATTCGCAAACTAGGTCGGCCAATGCTGGCTTCTGTATATATTGCTGATGGTGCAGATACCGTACTTAATACTTCGGATCGTGTAGAAGAAACGGAAGTAATTATTCGTCGTATCCGTACTATTCTTCCGCGTAAGTATCATAAAAATTTGCCTAGCGACGCCGAGCTAACTACTCGTGTTGTTGGTGTAAGTAAAATTGGCGCGGGTTCTTTGCTCGCCCTGGGTAAAGCACCACGCACTTCGGCAGCAGTACTTGCTGTACTTAGCGCCCCAACAATCCTAGCACGCAATGCTTTTTGGGAAACCCAGGATCGAGAAGAAAAAATTACCCGCAAGCAAGGTTTTCTTACCTCTGTCGCGCTTTTAGGCGGTTTGGCTATTACCAGTGTTGATACTGCCGGGAAACCAGGTCTTAAATGGCGTGCTAATAAAGCTGCACAAAAAGCAAATAAGCAGCTCCAACAGGCACTTCCCACCAAGAGCGAAACTGAAAAATTTGCTGATTCTGCCAGTGCTTCTGCTGCGGCTTTTGCGCATAGTGCTAAAGACTGGTTTGGAGAAGCCAGCGATAAGGTCACTGACTACACCGCGCAGGCACAAGACTATATCAATGAAAATAAAAACGAATGGCTAGCTTTTGCTGAAAACAGTGCCGCCGGAGCACGCTCCACGCTTGCCGATGCTGCAGATCAGGTACAGGGATTCTTTAATGATCTCGATACCGATAAGTGGCTTGACCAAGCGCAAGATAATGCCAAAATCGCTCGTAAAAAGGTAGTTAAAGTAGCAGAAAAAGCGCAAGCACAGGCGAAGAAAGCTGCCTTCGATGCCGAGAAGAAAACTGGTCGAGCTTCTCGACGGGCTTCAAAGAAAGCCACTAAACTGCAAAAACGTGCCGATAAACTTGTTCAACGCGCTCAAAAGAAGCTGGGTGATCTGTGTTAA
- a CDS encoding MBL fold metallo-hydrolase, with amino-acid sequence MTDSHTLEPLHFTHISVSEMDNNCYLIYAGTSALLIDAADDAEKLLKLAEENNVRITHVVTTHRHWDHVRALPEVLERTGATHYASYLDAPALPAHVDVELHHGDTIEFAGHELEVSILRGHTPGGVAIAATIEDRIHLFVGDSLFPGGVGKTTTEGDFQRLFQDVYDRLFNRYPDTAVVHPGHGKPTTLGTERPELTTWWDRRW; translated from the coding sequence ATGACTGATTCCCATACTTTAGAACCGCTTCACTTTACCCATATCTCCGTCTCAGAAATGGATAATAACTGCTACCTCATTTATGCCGGCACTTCTGCCCTGCTTATCGACGCTGCCGATGACGCCGAAAAGTTATTGAAGTTAGCAGAAGAAAATAATGTCCGTATCACCCATGTAGTAACCACCCACCGCCATTGGGATCACGTACGTGCTCTGCCCGAAGTATTAGAACGCACCGGTGCTACCCATTATGCCTCTTATCTTGATGCTCCAGCTCTACCTGCTCATGTAGATGTAGAACTTCACCACGGCGATACCATTGAGTTTGCAGGACACGAATTAGAGGTCAGTATTTTACGAGGTCATACCCCTGGTGGAGTAGCTATCGCTGCCACCATTGAAGATCGCATTCATCTTTTTGTTGGCGATAGTCTTTTTCCTGGTGGAGTAGGAAAAACTACCACCGAAGGTGATTTCCAACGACTTTTCCAAGATGTATATGACCGGTTATTTAATCGCTATCCAGATACCGCTGTTGTGCATCCTGGACATGGAAAACCCACCACTTTAGGAACTGAACGACCAGAGCTGACCACGTGGTGGGATCGACGTTGGTGA
- the uvrA gene encoding excinuclease ABC subunit UvrA, which produces MADRLIVRGAREHNLKGVDIDLPRDSMVVFTGLSGSGKSSLAFDTIFAEGQRRYVESLSSYARMFLGQMDKPDVDFIDGLSPAVSIDQKSTNRNPRSTVGTITEIYDYLRLLFARAGTAHCPVCDATITRQTPQQIVDQLLAMEAGLRFQVLAPVVRTRKGEFVDLFQDLAAQGYSRVLVDGEVYQLSDPPTLKKQVKHDIDVVVDRLQVKSSQKQRLTDSIETALKLADGVVAVEFVGLAEDDPQRVRRFSEKMSCPNGHTLSIDELEPRTFSFNSPYGACPACDGLGTRTEVDVELLIPDPDAPAVDAVQPWSSSPNHNYFVKLIEGLGEVLGFDAHAPFNSLSKTAQKAIVHGSSEVVTVRYKNRYGRVRNWSAPFEGVLGYLNRKLEQTDSESQKERLLAYTREIACPTCNGARLKPEILAVRLASESNGELSIAGLAELSIADAAEFLNTLILGTREEIIAGAVLKEIQARLKFLLDVGLNYLTLSRSAGTLSGGEAQRIRLATQIGSGLAGVLYVLDEPSIGLHQRDNQRLIATLEHLRDIGNTLIVVEHDEDTIKAADWLIDIGPKAGEYGGEVVYQGEPEGIYTCENSITGAYLSGRKQLGVPETRRKIDPERVLRIVGAKENNLKDIDVTIPLGVLVCVTGVSGSGKSTVINQILAKTLADKLNRSRTVPGRAKRVEGVANLDKLVQVDQSPIGRTPRSNPATYTGVFDKIRTLFAETSEAKVRGYKPGRFSFNVKGGRCEACQGDGTLKIEMNFLPDVYVPCEVCGGARYNRETLEVYYKGKNIAEVLNMPISEAAEFFEPITSIHRYLSTLNEVGLGYVRLGQSATTLSGGEAQRVKLASELQKRSNGRTVYILDEPTTGLHFEDIRKLMIVIQGLVDKGNSVIVIEHNLDVIKSADWIIDMGPEGGSGGGTVVAQGTPEEVAKVKASHTGKFLHEVLMAK; this is translated from the coding sequence GTGGCTGATCGTCTTATTGTTCGTGGAGCTCGGGAACATAATCTTAAAGGGGTAGATATTGATCTGCCCCGTGATTCTATGGTGGTTTTCACCGGGCTTTCTGGATCGGGTAAATCCTCGCTTGCCTTTGACACTATTTTCGCTGAAGGCCAACGTCGCTATGTTGAGTCGTTGAGCTCATATGCACGTATGTTCCTTGGGCAAATGGATAAACCTGATGTCGATTTTATTGATGGTTTATCTCCGGCGGTTTCGATTGATCAGAAATCTACTAACCGTAATCCACGTTCGACAGTTGGCACGATTACCGAAATCTATGATTATCTGCGTCTGTTATTTGCTCGTGCAGGTACTGCTCATTGTCCAGTCTGTGATGCTACGATCACCAGGCAAACCCCGCAGCAGATTGTAGACCAATTACTCGCTATGGAAGCAGGACTGCGCTTTCAAGTTTTGGCTCCGGTAGTACGCACCCGTAAAGGTGAATTTGTTGATCTTTTTCAAGATTTGGCTGCGCAGGGCTATTCTCGCGTGCTTGTCGACGGTGAAGTTTATCAACTCAGTGATCCGCCAACCTTAAAAAAACAGGTCAAACATGACATTGATGTGGTTGTTGACCGTTTGCAAGTAAAAAGCAGTCAAAAACAACGTTTGACCGATTCTATTGAAACTGCATTAAAGCTTGCCGACGGAGTTGTTGCGGTTGAGTTTGTTGGTTTAGCTGAGGATGACCCACAGCGGGTGCGGCGTTTTTCGGAGAAAATGTCTTGTCCTAATGGACACACCTTAAGTATTGATGAGCTAGAACCTCGTACATTTTCTTTTAACTCACCTTATGGTGCTTGCCCAGCGTGTGATGGCTTAGGTACACGTACAGAAGTAGATGTGGAATTACTTATTCCCGATCCGGATGCGCCAGCGGTTGATGCTGTGCAGCCATGGAGTAGTAGCCCCAACCATAATTATTTTGTCAAGCTCATTGAAGGTCTTGGTGAGGTTTTAGGCTTCGATGCACATGCTCCATTTAACTCTTTGAGTAAAACAGCGCAAAAAGCAATTGTGCATGGTAGCTCGGAGGTAGTTACTGTTCGGTATAAGAATCGTTATGGCCGAGTGCGTAATTGGAGTGCTCCTTTCGAAGGCGTTTTAGGTTATTTAAATCGAAAACTAGAACAAACTGATTCCGAGTCACAAAAAGAACGCTTATTGGCCTATACCCGTGAAATTGCTTGTCCAACCTGTAACGGAGCACGGCTTAAGCCAGAAATTCTAGCGGTGCGTTTGGCTTCAGAAAGTAACGGAGAGCTTTCTATTGCCGGGCTTGCGGAGCTTTCTATCGCTGATGCGGCTGAATTCTTAAATACGTTGATTCTTGGCACACGCGAAGAAATTATTGCTGGGGCAGTGCTCAAAGAGATTCAAGCGCGATTGAAATTTCTCTTAGATGTTGGGCTTAATTACCTGACGCTATCGCGTTCGGCAGGTACTTTATCTGGCGGTGAGGCGCAACGTATCCGGTTAGCTACCCAGATTGGTTCTGGTTTAGCTGGGGTGCTTTATGTGCTTGATGAACCTTCAATTGGTCTACACCAACGTGATAATCAACGTCTTATTGCAACTTTGGAACATCTGCGTGATATCGGTAATACACTGATCGTGGTTGAGCACGATGAAGACACTATTAAAGCAGCTGATTGGCTTATTGATATCGGGCCTAAAGCCGGTGAATATGGCGGTGAAGTGGTCTATCAAGGTGAACCAGAAGGTATTTACACGTGTGAAAATTCTATTACTGGCGCATATCTTTCTGGTCGCAAGCAGTTGGGAGTGCCAGAAACTCGTCGAAAAATAGATCCGGAACGGGTGTTGCGCATAGTCGGGGCAAAAGAAAATAATCTTAAAGATATTGATGTCACCATTCCGTTAGGAGTTCTGGTATGCGTTACTGGTGTTTCTGGATCTGGTAAATCAACGGTTATTAATCAAATCTTGGCTAAAACCCTTGCTGATAAACTTAATCGGTCACGTACTGTGCCTGGTCGAGCGAAGCGTGTTGAAGGCGTAGCTAATTTAGATAAATTAGTGCAGGTAGATCAATCACCCATTGGACGTACCCCGCGTTCGAATCCTGCTACTTATACTGGTGTTTTCGATAAAATACGAACCCTCTTTGCCGAGACTTCAGAAGCGAAAGTACGTGGATATAAACCAGGGCGGTTTTCTTTTAATGTTAAAGGCGGCCGTTGCGAGGCATGCCAAGGCGATGGCACTTTAAAAATTGAGATGAACTTCTTACCCGATGTTTATGTTCCTTGTGAAGTATGCGGTGGCGCGCGCTATAACCGAGAAACGCTTGAAGTTTATTACAAGGGAAAAAATATTGCTGAAGTATTAAATATGCCGATTTCAGAGGCAGCAGAATTTTTTGAACCGATTACCTCTATTCATCGGTATTTGAGCACATTGAATGAAGTTGGTCTTGGTTATGTGCGCTTAGGCCAGTCTGCAACTACCTTGTCTGGTGGCGAAGCTCAACGAGTGAAACTTGCTAGCGAACTACAAAAGCGATCAAACGGACGAACTGTCTATATCTTGGATGAACCGACCACTGGCTTGCATTTTGAAGACATCCGCAAATTGATGATTGTGATTCAAGGTCTAGTAGATAAAGGCAATTCAGTGATTGTTATTGAACATAATTTAGATGTGATCAAGAGTGCAGACTGGATTATTGATATGGGCCCAGAAGGTGGTTCGGGCGGCGGTACCGTGGTTGCTCAAGGGACTCCAGAAGAAGTAGCTAAAGTCAAGGCGTCCCATACCGGAAAATTCCTTCATGAGGTACTTATGGCGAAGTAA
- a CDS encoding DUF2339 domain-containing protein has translation MNEKTPEQIFRQLIEQEKRNYSDRMELYNQLLSQFCSHPTANEHTPSTTNQPSSTSILAPSTTIPSTPPTHSPTSITPSTQDNPYQTGTPKTNITSAPSSTTTQPPYPTPAQPRSSRTSSFTKRTPQDQEQTITRAVALGGSFITFIGIVLLIAFAIQNGWLGLSARITLAFIVSAVLAGVALKVRTTTLPVTFLSLASTSLATALITTLITVHYLHWWSAFIGSFIIVFLYGIFSAAALRFDDHKLLSATATLGLLATSIHILENPYQEIASFIILLIPAGIFALSLKLHPNSALRTVGAITLVLGLTQVLPRPGTTSISTIDYLAIALTSLVILGLSVTPLYVKPQDLWLDHVIPSMISPLIGAYVLICLPVLFPNITLVLSAGLIIGLTFTRSDKLGLVRATGQTLLPTALATMLINALIEPVNIVFAVFFMVWLLLLPQLKHWLAWLSWLLCCMIITGNIFLFISGIYLEFLFINEIQLESLSPAIQPLGTAGLIVFVFLAIAAVMFLKQKTALTDLPQPLLYVIGIVALYLSSGAIIMPPTVLAFFKLDSNLVTITFFSMHAAVSISWMALGAFLLLSQRTLKNRAALATGLALAAASVCKLIFFDLSTLGGFPRAIAFLICGLVLLAVAVRRNALQRKA, from the coding sequence GTGAATGAAAAAACTCCCGAGCAGATATTTCGCCAACTCATCGAACAAGAAAAGCGTAACTATAGCGACCGCATGGAACTGTATAATCAATTGCTATCACAGTTTTGTAGTCATCCTACAGCAAATGAGCATACTCCCTCCACAACAAATCAACCCTCAAGTACTTCTATTCTTGCCCCTTCCACCACAATACCAAGCACTCCCCCTACACATTCACCAACTTCGATAACTCCATCAACACAAGATAATCCTTATCAAACAGGCACACCAAAAACTAATATTACCTCAGCACCGTCTAGCACAACCACCCAACCCCCTTATCCAACCCCAGCTCAACCACGCTCATCGCGTACATCGAGTTTCACTAAGCGTACGCCACAAGATCAAGAACAAACTATTACTCGTGCAGTAGCACTTGGCGGTAGCTTTATCACCTTTATCGGCATTGTGCTGTTGATTGCATTCGCTATTCAAAACGGCTGGCTCGGTCTTAGTGCCCGTATTACTCTTGCCTTTATTGTTTCCGCAGTTCTTGCTGGTGTTGCACTAAAAGTTCGCACAACCACTCTGCCGGTCACCTTCCTATCACTTGCCTCAACATCGCTTGCCACTGCACTTATCACAACACTTATTACTGTGCACTATTTACATTGGTGGTCAGCATTTATTGGTAGTTTTATTATCGTTTTCCTCTACGGAATTTTTAGTGCCGCAGCACTGCGTTTCGACGATCATAAGCTACTATCCGCTACTGCAACCCTAGGGCTTTTGGCTACTAGTATTCACATTCTAGAAAATCCTTACCAAGAAATAGCCTCTTTTATAATACTGCTCATTCCTGCTGGAATATTTGCACTTTCACTGAAGCTACACCCCAATTCAGCATTACGCACTGTTGGCGCCATTACTTTAGTCCTTGGTCTAACACAAGTTCTTCCTAGACCTGGCACAACGTCGATAAGCACGATTGACTACCTAGCCATAGCTCTCACTAGCTTAGTTATCCTTGGTCTCAGCGTTACCCCGCTATACGTTAAGCCACAAGACCTATGGCTAGACCACGTTATACCTAGCATGATCAGCCCTCTTATTGGAGCTTATGTCTTAATTTGTTTACCAGTACTTTTCCCCAACATCACACTTGTATTAAGCGCTGGACTAATTATTGGTTTAACCTTTACTCGCTCCGATAAGTTAGGACTGGTACGAGCTACCGGGCAAACACTATTACCTACTGCGCTAGCTACTATGCTTATCAACGCACTTATCGAACCAGTAAATATTGTTTTTGCAGTTTTCTTTATGGTCTGGCTACTACTGCTTCCTCAACTTAAGCACTGGTTAGCCTGGCTCAGTTGGTTGTTATGCTGCATGATTATTACTGGAAATATTTTCCTCTTTATCAGTGGAATATATCTAGAATTCCTCTTTATCAATGAAATACAACTAGAATCCCTCTCCCCAGCAATCCAACCGTTAGGCACCGCTGGACTTATTGTTTTCGTCTTCTTAGCCATCGCTGCAGTTATGTTTTTAAAACAGAAAACAGCTCTCACTGATCTTCCCCAGCCACTGCTTTATGTAATCGGTATTGTCGCGTTGTACTTATCCAGTGGGGCAATCATTATGCCGCCAACAGTTTTAGCATTTTTTAAGCTTGACTCAAATCTTGTTACTATCACTTTCTTTAGTATGCATGCCGCAGTCTCAATAAGCTGGATGGCTCTTGGCGCATTCCTACTATTAAGCCAGCGAACACTTAAAAATCGTGCTGCATTAGCAACCGGATTAGCACTTGCAGCTGCTTCAGTGTGCAAATTGATCTTCTTTGATCTTTCTACCCTCGGTGGATTCCCACGCGCAATAGCGTTTCTCATCTGCGGATTAGTGTTACTTGCGGTAGCAGTACGTCGCAATGCTTTGCAACGCAAGGCTTAA
- the infC gene encoding translation initiation factor IF-3 — MSAEARINERIRVPEVRLVGPNGEQVGIVRIDDARKLAYDADLDLVEVAPNAKPPVCKIMDYGKFKYEQAQKAREARKNQQQTVVKEQKFRPKIDDHDYETKKNNVIRFLEKGSKVKVTIMFRGREQSRPELGFRLLERLAADVADFGVVEAKPKQDGRNMTMVLGPLRKGKK; from the coding sequence ATCAGCGCTGAAGCTCGCATTAATGAGCGCATTCGAGTTCCCGAGGTTCGACTTGTCGGCCCTAACGGGGAGCAGGTGGGCATCGTGCGTATTGACGATGCCAGAAAGCTCGCTTATGACGCTGACCTTGATCTTGTTGAGGTCGCACCTAACGCAAAGCCGCCAGTCTGCAAGATTATGGACTACGGAAAGTTCAAGTACGAGCAGGCTCAGAAAGCTCGCGAAGCTCGGAAGAACCAGCAGCAGACTGTGGTTAAGGAGCAGAAGTTCCGTCCCAAGATCGATGATCACGATTATGAGACAAAAAAGAACAACGTAATCCGCTTCCTTGAAAAAGGTTCCAAGGTCAAAGTGACCATTATGTTCCGTGGCCGCGAGCAATCTCGCCCAGAACTAGGTTTCCGACTTTTGGAGCGCCTGGCAGCAGATGTCGCCGACTTTGGTGTGGTAGAAGCCAAGCCAAAGCAGGACGGACGAAATATGACCATGGTTCTAGGTCCGCTCCGTAAGGGCAAAAAGTAA
- the rpmI gene encoding 50S ribosomal protein L35 has product MKQKTHKGTAKRIKTTGSGKLRREQANRRHLLEGKPSRRTRRLKGDEAVDKADVKRVKRLLGKA; this is encoded by the coding sequence ATGAAGCAGAAGACCCACAAGGGCACCGCGAAGCGTATTAAGACCACCGGCTCCGGCAAACTGCGTCGTGAGCAGGCTAACCGCCGCCACCTTCTGGAGGGTAAGCCATCTCGTCGTACCCGTCGCCTGAAGGGTGACGAGGCCGTCGATAAGGCTGATGTTAAACGCGTTAAGCGTCTTCTGGGCAAGGCATAA
- the rplT gene encoding 50S ribosomal protein L20 translates to MARVKRSLNAKKKRRVILKSAKGYRGQRSRLYRKAKEQWLHSMTYAYRDRRARKSEFRKLWITRINAAARMNDITYNRLIQGLKLAGIEVDRKILAELAVNDFAAFSVICEAAKAALPADVNAPKAA, encoded by the coding sequence GTGGCACGTGTCAAGCGCTCGCTGAATGCTAAGAAGAAGCGTCGCGTTATCCTCAAATCCGCCAAGGGCTACCGTGGCCAACGTTCCCGCCTTTACCGTAAGGCAAAGGAACAGTGGCTACACTCTATGACTTATGCTTACCGCGATCGTCGCGCACGTAAGTCTGAGTTCCGTAAGCTGTGGATCACCCGTATCAACGCAGCTGCGCGCATGAATGACATCACCTATAACCGTTTGATCCAGGGCTTGAAGCTTGCTGGCATTGAGGTTGACCGCAAGATCCTTGCTGAGCTAGCTGTTAATGATTTCGCTGCTTTCTCTGTAATTTGCGAGGCTGCAAAGGCTGCACTGCCAGCAGATGTTAACGCCCCTAAGGCTGCTTAA